In Nitrosarchaeum koreense MY1, one genomic interval encodes:
- a CDS encoding nuclear transport factor 2 family protein produces the protein MSNIDLIKKFYDAFKNKDTEKYPLFCDEKIEWITMDGMPNGGRYVGLEAIFGDYFPGMLKNFSEFHAVTEQFLDAADNVIVIGRYQGISKKGNKFDIPFSHVYQIKDNKIMQFRQFTDTKKIHDSLV, from the coding sequence ATGTCAAACATTGATCTGATAAAAAAATTCTATGACGCTTTTAAAAATAAAGACACTGAAAAATATCCTCTATTTTGCGATGAAAAAATAGAGTGGATAACAATGGATGGAATGCCAAACGGTGGAAGGTATGTCGGACTAGAAGCAATTTTTGGAGATTATTTTCCTGGCATGCTGAAAAATTTTTCAGAATTTCATGCAGTTACTGAACAGTTTTTGGATGCAGCTGATAACGTTATAGTCATTGGAAGATACCAAGGTATCTCAAAAAAAGGCAACAAGTTTGATATTCCCTTTTCACACGTTTACCAAATAAAAGACAACAAAATCATGCAATTCAGACAATTCACTGACACAAAGAAGATTCACGATTCTCTTGTTTGA
- a CDS encoding PEFG-CTERM sorting domain-containing protein, which translates to MNIMLLIFVMIISSVSFSSAAFAASYDINMPTGSASPDAPFFWQNEKSGLATGDIDIFVGDTVVWQNADTAKHTITSGTVEGGPDGIFGGSNFISPGQSYKFTFTQTGQFPYYCLIHPWMTGTVFVTDGAKIINQVGKTVGDGSTTFNVEYFSDRLLAVSAIDEGQKSITFEIVGNAKSDDETLKIKLPSDLIDGPFVIFIDGKKITNFEDTDESDISTVTVLLPNDAKLLTIIGTSVVPEFGVMSIVILAVATTVIMLASQKSGFKIKL; encoded by the coding sequence ATGAATATCATGCTTTTGATCTTTGTTATGATAATATCTTCTGTATCATTTAGCAGCGCAGCTTTTGCGGCAAGTTATGACATCAACATGCCGACTGGCTCTGCAAGTCCTGATGCCCCATTTTTTTGGCAAAATGAAAAATCTGGATTAGCTACTGGCGACATTGATATCTTTGTTGGAGATACTGTTGTATGGCAAAACGCAGATACTGCAAAACATACTATAACATCTGGAACTGTCGAGGGTGGACCTGATGGCATCTTTGGCGGTTCAAATTTTATCTCACCTGGGCAATCATACAAATTTACTTTTACACAAACTGGTCAATTCCCGTACTATTGTCTGATTCATCCTTGGATGACTGGAACAGTATTTGTCACAGATGGGGCCAAAATCATTAATCAAGTTGGAAAGACAGTAGGCGATGGTTCTACGACATTTAACGTAGAGTATTTTTCTGACAGACTTCTTGCTGTGAGTGCAATTGATGAGGGCCAAAAATCAATCACGTTTGAGATAGTTGGAAACGCTAAATCCGACGATGAAACACTGAAAATTAAATTGCCTTCTGATCTAATTGATGGTCCGTTTGTGATTTTTATTGACGGAAAAAAGATCACTAACTTTGAAGATACAGATGAAAGCGACATCTCCACAGTAACCGTTTTGCTGCCAAACGATGCAAAACTGCTCACAATAATAGGAACGTCTGTTGTACCTGAATTTGGAGTCATGTCAATTGTGATACTTGCAGTTGCTACCACAGTTATCATGCTTGCAAGCCAAAAATCTGGATTTAAAATAAAACTCTGA
- a CDS encoding DUF6659 family protein, translating into MVAKKPNLLKIVESMINLDPKMRFAAIIDQKGNIREAIMKSGKTSLKTQKEEEHFCKQVAQRRKMRQEFNRTLGKVRYVHVEREKVTQMVTYTRRNIVYFTMEPEMPTNTKIRIITKIKKITAHL; encoded by the coding sequence ATGGTTGCTAAAAAACCAAATCTGCTAAAAATCGTTGAATCCATGATTAACTTGGATCCAAAAATGAGATTTGCTGCAATCATTGATCAAAAGGGAAACATCAGGGAAGCAATTATGAAGAGCGGAAAGACCTCACTAAAAACCCAAAAAGAAGAGGAGCATTTTTGCAAGCAGGTTGCTCAAAGAAGAAAGATGAGACAGGAGTTTAATCGAACTTTGGGAAAGGTTCGATATGTTCACGTTGAAAGAGAAAAAGTAACACAGATGGTAACCTATACTAGAAGAAATATCGTATATTTTACAATGGAGCCTGAAATGCCAACTAACACTAAAATCCGAATCATCACAAAAATTAAAAAAATCACAGCTCATCTTTAA
- a CDS encoding DUF5615 family PIN-like protein: protein MSKPIKILIDEMDDGWDDKLRKLGYDAYSVKKLRSDGLKLRTDYSVINYAKENDMILITRDTESGQACEENDLPFILLDNEEIFKIVVDKLKNI from the coding sequence ATGTCAAAACCAATCAAAATTTTAATTGACGAGATGGATGATGGATGGGATGACAAGTTACGCAAGTTGGGATACGATGCATACAGCGTAAAGAAGCTTCGCAGTGACGGCCTAAAACTGCGTACCGATTATTCTGTGATTAATTATGCAAAGGAAAACGACATGATCCTAATTACACGTGATACTGAAAGCGGTCAGGCATGTGAAGAAAATGATTTACCATTCATACTACTTGACAATGAAGAGATTTTCAAGATAGTAGTTGACAAATTAAAAAATATTTGA